The Brachyhypopomus gauderio isolate BG-103 unplaced genomic scaffold, BGAUD_0.2 sc96, whole genome shotgun sequence genome has a window encoding:
- the zbtb47a gene encoding zinc finger and BTB domain-containing protein 47 isoform X2, translated as MLIVEKTADRPSDEYSLVEDVALHAAFLMDRLNEQRLLQPDLCDVDIVLLHHQASFRAHKGVLAACSPFFHSLFAAGKELRRVELSLEALRPQGLLQILDFIYTSKLLVNGGNARDVLRAATVLQMGDVASSCRELIARGTLRDAQGEHHAPARAWSNGGGPGGVGSRVEIKQEQDAAGTKGFGGKDAQQNPYVAHIGDGSAPACKLEGEAEGARGSEDLGTFNRERIIVELNLNNQTLNMSKGPEGNPSPGALPSGFEVERDNGESEEEEDPSEGEDEVLGGSSEDEAVPRDHSLPEFLPQRPRRHSGDTMAMVTMRTGVKVRQGGVRSGCGDEQEGFGPEVRLQEGRSFPCSTCPQVFANGWDMQKHANIAHNRIQSCDKCGKRFLLESELALHQQTDCERNIQCLACGKDFKKLWSLHEHNKIVHGYAEKKFTCEVCEKKFFTMAHVRKHMVAHTKEMPFTCETCGKSFKRSMSLKVHFLQHSGEKPFRCENCNERFQYKYQLRSHMSVHIGHKQFMCQWCGKDFNMKQYFDEHMKTHTGEKPYICEICGKSFTSRPNMKRHRRTHTGEKPYPCETCGQRFRFSNMLKAHREKCFQLRDTPISEAPPTEYNPSAVASQASANQAHPFLAGMETCKDTGLPTHPAGMVPSRVLHSASGYTSHSQLHPLPPPFPRTDSSGDA; from the exons ATG CTGATAGTGGAGAAGACTGCAGACCGCCCGTCCGACGAGTACTCGCTGGTGGAGGACGTGGCCCTGCACGCCGCCTTCCTGATGGACCGTCTGAACGAACAGCGGCTGCTTCAGCCGGACCTGTGCGACGTGGACATTGTGCTGTTGCACCACCAGGCCTCCTTCCGGGCCCACAAGGGCGTGCTGGCCGCCTGCAGCCCGTTCTTCCACTCGCTGTTCGCCGCCGGGAAGGAGCTGCGGCGCGTGGAGCTGTCTCTGGAGGCCCTGCGACCTCAGGGCCTCCTACAGATCCTCGACTTCATCTACACGTCCAAGCTGCTGGTGAACGGCGGCAACGCGCGTGACGTCCTGCGCGCGGCCACGGTGCTGCAGATGGGCGACGTGGCCTCGTCCTGCCGCGAGCTGATCGCACGCGGGACGTTGCGGGACGCTCAGGGCGAGCACCACGCCCCGGCCCGGGCGTGGAGCAACGGCGGCGGGCCGGGGGGTGTCGGTTCCCGCGTGGAGATCAAGCAAGAGCAGGACGCGGCGGGGACCAAGGGGTTCGGGGGGAAAGACGCGCAGCAGAACCCGTATGTGGCGCATATAGGGGACGGGTCGGCACCGGCGTGTAAGTTGGAGGGGGAGGCGGAGGGAGCGAGAGGGTCGGAAGACCTCGGTACGTTCAACCGGGAGCGGATCATCGTGGAGCTGAACCTGAACAACCAGACGCTCAACATGTCCAAGGGGCCGGAGGGAAACCCGTCTCCGGGAGCCCTTCCCTCCGGCTTCGAGGTGGAGAGGGACAACggggagtccgaggaagaggaggatcccAGTGAGGGTGAAGACGAGGTGCTCGGGGGCTCCAGCGAGGATGAGGCAGTGCCTCGCGACCACAGCTTGCCCGAGTTCCTCCCTCAGAGACCTCGCAGGCACTCGGGGGACACCATGGCGATGGTTACCATGAGAACAGGCGTGAAGGTGAGGCAGGGCGGAGTCAGGAGTGGGTGTGGAGACGAGCAGGAGGGGTTCGGGCCTGAGGTGAGATTGCAGGAGGGGCGGAGCTTCCCATGTTCAACGTGCCCACAGGTCTTCGCCAATGGCTGGGACATgcaaaaacatgcaaacatcGCACACAACCGCATCCAGTCCTGTGATAAGTGTGGCAAGCGCTTTCTTCTGGAGAGTGAGCTGGCACTACATCAGCAGACCGACTGTGAGAGGAacatacag TGTCTTGCATGTGGCAAAGACTTCAAGAAGCTTTGGTCTCTCCACGAGCACAATAAAATAGTCCATGGCTATGCGGAGAAGAAGTTCACGTGTGAAGTCTGCGAGAAGAAGTTCTTCACCATGGCTCACGTTCGCAAACACATGGTCG CCCACACCAAGGAGATGCCTTTCACCTGCGAGACGTGCGGCAAGTCCTTCAAGAGGAGCATGTCACTGAAGGTTCATTTCCTCCAACATTCAGGAGAGAAACCCTTCAGGTGTGAG AACTGCAACGAGCGTTTCCAGTACAAGTACCAGTTGCGTTCGCACATGAGTGTCCACATCGGCCATAAGCAGTTCATGTGTCAGTGGTGCGGCAAGGACTTCAACATGAAGCAGTACTTCGACGAGCACATGAAGACGCACACGG GGGAGAAACCGTACATATGTGAGATCTGTGGCAAAAGTTTTACCAGCCGGCCCAACATGAAGCGTCACCGACGCACACACACGGGGGAGAAACCGTATCCGTGTGAGACGTGCGGCCAAAGGTTCCGCTTCTCCAACATGCTGAAGGCTCACCGAGAGAAGTGCTTTCAGCTCAGGGACACGCCCATCtctgaggctccgcccaccgAGTACAACCCCTCCGCCGTCGCAAGTCAAGCTTCGGCCAATCAGGCGCATCCGTTTTTGGCCGGGATGGAGACGTGTAAGGACACGGGACTGCCCACTCACCCAGCCGGCATGGTGCCATCAAGAGTTCTCCACTCTGCGAGTGgctacacctcacactcacaacTACACCCTCTACCGCCTCCGTTCCCAAGGACAGACTCTAGTGGGGATGCCTGA
- the zbtb47a gene encoding zinc finger and BTB domain-containing protein 47 isoform X1, with product MQCEYRGDLVYLSAVLVFSLFSIKCQWSANRKILLIVEKTADRPSDEYSLVEDVALHAAFLMDRLNEQRLLQPDLCDVDIVLLHHQASFRAHKGVLAACSPFFHSLFAAGKELRRVELSLEALRPQGLLQILDFIYTSKLLVNGGNARDVLRAATVLQMGDVASSCRELIARGTLRDAQGEHHAPARAWSNGGGPGGVGSRVEIKQEQDAAGTKGFGGKDAQQNPYVAHIGDGSAPACKLEGEAEGARGSEDLGTFNRERIIVELNLNNQTLNMSKGPEGNPSPGALPSGFEVERDNGESEEEEDPSEGEDEVLGGSSEDEAVPRDHSLPEFLPQRPRRHSGDTMAMVTMRTGVKVRQGGVRSGCGDEQEGFGPEVRLQEGRSFPCSTCPQVFANGWDMQKHANIAHNRIQSCDKCGKRFLLESELALHQQTDCERNIQCLACGKDFKKLWSLHEHNKIVHGYAEKKFTCEVCEKKFFTMAHVRKHMVAHTKEMPFTCETCGKSFKRSMSLKVHFLQHSGEKPFRCENCNERFQYKYQLRSHMSVHIGHKQFMCQWCGKDFNMKQYFDEHMKTHTGEKPYICEICGKSFTSRPNMKRHRRTHTGEKPYPCETCGQRFRFSNMLKAHREKCFQLRDTPISEAPPTEYNPSAVASQASANQAHPFLAGMETCKDTGLPTHPAGMVPSRVLHSASGYTSHSQLHPLPPPFPRTDSSGDA from the exons ATGCAATGTGAATACAGAGGAGATCTGGTTTATTTATCGGCTGTTCTTGTGTTTAGCCTGTTCAGTATTAAATGTCAATGGAGTGCAAATAGGAAGATACTG CTGATAGTGGAGAAGACTGCAGACCGCCCGTCCGACGAGTACTCGCTGGTGGAGGACGTGGCCCTGCACGCCGCCTTCCTGATGGACCGTCTGAACGAACAGCGGCTGCTTCAGCCGGACCTGTGCGACGTGGACATTGTGCTGTTGCACCACCAGGCCTCCTTCCGGGCCCACAAGGGCGTGCTGGCCGCCTGCAGCCCGTTCTTCCACTCGCTGTTCGCCGCCGGGAAGGAGCTGCGGCGCGTGGAGCTGTCTCTGGAGGCCCTGCGACCTCAGGGCCTCCTACAGATCCTCGACTTCATCTACACGTCCAAGCTGCTGGTGAACGGCGGCAACGCGCGTGACGTCCTGCGCGCGGCCACGGTGCTGCAGATGGGCGACGTGGCCTCGTCCTGCCGCGAGCTGATCGCACGCGGGACGTTGCGGGACGCTCAGGGCGAGCACCACGCCCCGGCCCGGGCGTGGAGCAACGGCGGCGGGCCGGGGGGTGTCGGTTCCCGCGTGGAGATCAAGCAAGAGCAGGACGCGGCGGGGACCAAGGGGTTCGGGGGGAAAGACGCGCAGCAGAACCCGTATGTGGCGCATATAGGGGACGGGTCGGCACCGGCGTGTAAGTTGGAGGGGGAGGCGGAGGGAGCGAGAGGGTCGGAAGACCTCGGTACGTTCAACCGGGAGCGGATCATCGTGGAGCTGAACCTGAACAACCAGACGCTCAACATGTCCAAGGGGCCGGAGGGAAACCCGTCTCCGGGAGCCCTTCCCTCCGGCTTCGAGGTGGAGAGGGACAACggggagtccgaggaagaggaggatcccAGTGAGGGTGAAGACGAGGTGCTCGGGGGCTCCAGCGAGGATGAGGCAGTGCCTCGCGACCACAGCTTGCCCGAGTTCCTCCCTCAGAGACCTCGCAGGCACTCGGGGGACACCATGGCGATGGTTACCATGAGAACAGGCGTGAAGGTGAGGCAGGGCGGAGTCAGGAGTGGGTGTGGAGACGAGCAGGAGGGGTTCGGGCCTGAGGTGAGATTGCAGGAGGGGCGGAGCTTCCCATGTTCAACGTGCCCACAGGTCTTCGCCAATGGCTGGGACATgcaaaaacatgcaaacatcGCACACAACCGCATCCAGTCCTGTGATAAGTGTGGCAAGCGCTTTCTTCTGGAGAGTGAGCTGGCACTACATCAGCAGACCGACTGTGAGAGGAacatacag TGTCTTGCATGTGGCAAAGACTTCAAGAAGCTTTGGTCTCTCCACGAGCACAATAAAATAGTCCATGGCTATGCGGAGAAGAAGTTCACGTGTGAAGTCTGCGAGAAGAAGTTCTTCACCATGGCTCACGTTCGCAAACACATGGTCG CCCACACCAAGGAGATGCCTTTCACCTGCGAGACGTGCGGCAAGTCCTTCAAGAGGAGCATGTCACTGAAGGTTCATTTCCTCCAACATTCAGGAGAGAAACCCTTCAGGTGTGAG AACTGCAACGAGCGTTTCCAGTACAAGTACCAGTTGCGTTCGCACATGAGTGTCCACATCGGCCATAAGCAGTTCATGTGTCAGTGGTGCGGCAAGGACTTCAACATGAAGCAGTACTTCGACGAGCACATGAAGACGCACACGG GGGAGAAACCGTACATATGTGAGATCTGTGGCAAAAGTTTTACCAGCCGGCCCAACATGAAGCGTCACCGACGCACACACACGGGGGAGAAACCGTATCCGTGTGAGACGTGCGGCCAAAGGTTCCGCTTCTCCAACATGCTGAAGGCTCACCGAGAGAAGTGCTTTCAGCTCAGGGACACGCCCATCtctgaggctccgcccaccgAGTACAACCCCTCCGCCGTCGCAAGTCAAGCTTCGGCCAATCAGGCGCATCCGTTTTTGGCCGGGATGGAGACGTGTAAGGACACGGGACTGCCCACTCACCCAGCCGGCATGGTGCCATCAAGAGTTCTCCACTCTGCGAGTGgctacacctcacactcacaacTACACCCTCTACCGCCTCCGTTCCCAAGGACAGACTCTAGTGGGGATGCCTGA